The following coding sequences lie in one Nonomuraea muscovyensis genomic window:
- a CDS encoding nucleotide pyrophosphohydrolase: MSTEWERLAVRLREFVRVRDWEQFHTPKNLAMALAGEVGELVAELQWLTPEESRDLDPATLARVRAELGDVAGYLVRLADVLGVDLVEAAHAKLDESERRYDPDLYRGSARKAPPLAP, encoded by the coding sequence GTGAGCACCGAGTGGGAGCGGCTGGCCGTACGGCTGCGCGAGTTCGTCCGGGTCAGAGACTGGGAGCAGTTCCACACGCCGAAGAACCTGGCGATGGCCCTCGCCGGTGAGGTCGGCGAGCTGGTGGCCGAGCTGCAGTGGCTCACCCCGGAGGAGTCCCGCGACCTCGACCCCGCGACCCTGGCCAGGGTGCGGGCCGAGCTGGGCGACGTGGCCGGCTATCTGGTGCGGCTCGCCGACGTGCTCGGGGTGGACCTGGTGGAGGCGGCACACGCCAAGCTAGACGAGAGCGAGCGCCGCTACGACCCGGACCTCTACCGGGGGTCGGCCAGGAAGGCGCCGCCGCTCGCCCCCTGA